TGTAACTCATGAAGAATTTAAAGAATGTACGAAGCAGGCGAAAGCAATCATTCGTACAGGGGAAGCAACGCCTTATGCGAATGTTATTTTACATGCGGGCGTGATTTTTTAACAAGGGGATGTGATGAGAATGCATATTGAAATGAAAAACATTTCAAAAGCGTTCAATGGCAATCCTGTTTTAAAAAACGCACAGTTTACGATTGAAACAGGAGAAGTCCATGCATTGATGGGGGAAAATGGAGCGGGTAAATCGACGCTCATGAAGATTTTAACAGGTGTATATAAAAAAGATAGTGGGCAAGTCGCAATTGATGGGCAAGAACGAACTTTTAAAAGTGCGAAAGAAGCAGAAGAGTATGGAATTGCATTTATTCATCAAGAATTGAATATTTTACCGAATTTAACGGTTGCTGAAAATATGTTTCTTGGGAAAGAGTTAATGTATGGGAAAACAGGAATTTTACGCACGCGTCAAATGAACGCAATCGCTCAGCAGCAATTATCGGATCTCGGCCTTCATGTGAAAGGTGCTACGCCAGCCGGTGAATTATCAGTTGGACAACAGCAAATTATTGAAATCGGTAAGGCGTTAATGACAAATGCGAGCGTTATTATTATGGATGAACCTACAGCGGCACTGACGGATCGTGAAATTGAAACACTCTTTATTGTTATTAATAAATTACGGAAAGAGGGAGTTTCATTCGTTTATATTTCACATCGCATGGAAGAAATCTTTTCAATTTGTGACGCTATTACAATTTTGCGTGATGGAGAATACGTAGGAAAGAAATTAATTCCAGAAACATCATTTGATGAAGTGGTTAGTATGATGGTTGGTCGAAGTATTGGAGAACGTTATCCAGAGCGAAATAGTCAAATTGGTGAAGTGATTTTTGAAATGCGTAACGGAACGAAAAAGGGGAAATTTGAAAATATTTCGTTTCAAGTTAGAAAAGGTGAAATCCTTGGCGTAGCTGGCTTGATGGGAGCTGGACGCACAGATATTATGAAAGCAATATTTGGATATGAACCTCTAGACTCGGGACAAATCTTTGTGAATGGACAAGAAGTGAAAATTGATAGTCCAATTGATGCGATTAGACAACGAATTGCCTTTATTACAGAGGATAGAAAATCAGAAGGACTTGTGTTAGATTTTTCTATTCGTGAAAATTTAGCTTTACCAAATTTAGAAAGTCTTTCAAAAGGAAGCGTCGTTAATAAAGATGTAGAACAGCAATTTACAGAGGATATGATGAAGCTTCTTAATGTGAAAGCGGCAAATGGAGAACAAGCTGTAAAATCTCTTTCTGGTGGGAATCAGCAAAAGATTGTAATTGCAAAGTGGCTCGGTATTCATCCTCAATTACTCATTTTAGATGAGCCAACGCGAGGCGTTGATGTTGGGGCTAAAAAAGAGATTTACTCGATTATGAATAAGCTTACAACACAAGGGGACGCCGTCATTATGGTATCGTCTGAACTTCCAGAAGTTTTAGGGATGAGCGATCGTGTTCTCGTAATTCATGAAGGAAAAGTCGGTGGTATTTTAGAGAAAAATCAGGCATCGCAAGAGTCTATTATGGCACTAGCTACAGGGGGGGAGTAAGATATGGCTAAGAAGGGGAATATATTGCAACAACTAGGTTCTTTAATTGGACTGGTGCTTATCGTTGTAGTGATTACGGCATTAAATCCAGCGTTTATTGAAATTCCAAATTTATTTAATATAATGCGCCAAGTATCGATTAATGCACTCATTGCATTTGGAATGACCTTCGTTATTTTAACAGGGGGTATTGACTTATCGGTAGGTTCTATTTTAGCATTATCAAGTGCACTTGTTGCTGGAATGATGGCAAGTGGCATGGATCCGTTCCTTGCAATGGCAGTCGGATTACTTGCTGGTCTTGTAATGGGGATTATAAACGGTATCATCATTGCGAAGGGGAAAGTAGCGCCATTTATTGCAACATTAGCAACGATGACTATTTTTCGTGGGCTGACACTTGTTTATATGGACGGACGTCCGATCACTGGCCTTGGTGATCACTTAATGTTCCAAATGTTTGGCCGTGGTTATTTCCTTGGTATTCCAGTACCAGCTGTTACAATGATGATTGCTTTCGCAGTACTGTACTTTATTTTAAAGAAAACAACGTTTGGTCGCCGTACGTTTGCAATTGGTGGAAATGAAGAAGCAGCAGCATTATCAGGTATTAATGTTACAAGAATAAAAGTAATGATTTATGGTCTTTCCGGAATTTTGGCAGCGCTTGCAGGTATTGTATTAACATCACGATTAGATTCTGCACAGCCGACTGCTGGTACTTCTTACGAATTAGACGCAATTGCTGCAGTTGTACTAGGAGGAACGAGTCTTTCTGGTGGAAGAGGATGGATTGTTGGTACATTTATCGGTGTACTTATCATTGGTGTGCTAAATAACGGTTTAAATTTATTAGGCGTATCTTCTTTCTTTCAACAAGTTGTAAAAGGGCTTGTAATCTTACTTGCTGTACTAATTGATCGTCGAAAAAAAGCGTAATGGAG
The DNA window shown above is from Bacillus clarus and carries:
- a CDS encoding ABC transporter permease subunit gives rise to the protein MAKKGNILQQLGSLIGLVLIVVVITALNPAFIEIPNLFNIMRQVSINALIAFGMTFVILTGGIDLSVGSILALSSALVAGMMASGMDPFLAMAVGLLAGLVMGIINGIIIAKGKVAPFIATLATMTIFRGLTLVYMDGRPITGLGDHLMFQMFGRGYFLGIPVPAVTMMIAFAVLYFILKKTTFGRRTFAIGGNEEAAALSGINVTRIKVMIYGLSGILAALAGIVLTSRLDSAQPTAGTSYELDAIAAVVLGGTSLSGGRGWIVGTFIGVLIIGVLNNGLNLLGVSSFFQQVVKGLVILLAVLIDRRKKA
- a CDS encoding sugar ABC transporter ATP-binding protein, producing MHIEMKNISKAFNGNPVLKNAQFTIETGEVHALMGENGAGKSTLMKILTGVYKKDSGQVAIDGQERTFKSAKEAEEYGIAFIHQELNILPNLTVAENMFLGKELMYGKTGILRTRQMNAIAQQQLSDLGLHVKGATPAGELSVGQQQIIEIGKALMTNASVIIMDEPTAALTDREIETLFIVINKLRKEGVSFVYISHRMEEIFSICDAITILRDGEYVGKKLIPETSFDEVVSMMVGRSIGERYPERNSQIGEVIFEMRNGTKKGKFENISFQVRKGEILGVAGLMGAGRTDIMKAIFGYEPLDSGQIFVNGQEVKIDSPIDAIRQRIAFITEDRKSEGLVLDFSIRENLALPNLESLSKGSVVNKDVEQQFTEDMMKLLNVKAANGEQAVKSLSGGNQQKIVIAKWLGIHPQLLILDEPTRGVDVGAKKEIYSIMNKLTTQGDAVIMVSSELPEVLGMSDRVLVIHEGKVGGILEKNQASQESIMALATGGE